Proteins encoded within one genomic window of Rhododendron vialii isolate Sample 1 chromosome 1a, ASM3025357v1:
- the LOC131329291 gene encoding protein MAINTENANCE OF MERISTEMS-like produces the protein MKRHKAEDEDGGEDEGEGVGRGRQARQEEERLLLKLHSHRHKRLLVRVRRSRLFPLSHIISSYCNKELLFAFMERWHLETNSFHFQFGEMTITLDDVPQLVGLQVEGLAMHIVDKMREECFAMETFSEVLDGDSEERVNCCAWAYLLYHFGSTLFANKTGRTVSVQFLTLLEDLGRVRDYAWGVGGLGHLYRQLGQVSRRNYKQLSGYTFLLERSPVLTTNSLETLPALRPGLVDGV, from the exons ATGAAACGACACAAGGCAGAGGACGAGGATGGGGGAGAGGACGAGGGAGAGGGCGTCGGGAGAGGGCGTCAGGCGAGGCAAGAGGAG GAGCGACTGTTGTTGAAATTGCACTCGCACAGACATAAGAGGTTACTTGTGAGGGTCAGACGTTCAAGGTTGTTTCCACTTTCTCATATTATTTCTTCATACTGCAACAAAGAGTTACTGTTTGCCTTTATGGAGAGGTGGCATTTGGAGACGAATAGCTTTCACTTTCAATTTGGGGAGATGACTATTACACTGGATGACGTGCCGCAGCTTGTTGGACTTCAAGTGGAGGGGTTAGCTATGCACATAGTGGATAAGATGAGGGAGGAGTGTTTTGCAATG GAAACTTTTAGTGAAGTGCTAGATGGGGACTCGGAGGAAAGGGTTAATTGTTGCGCATGGGCTTACTTGCTCTATCACTTTGGCAGCACTCTATTTGCTAACAAGACTGGGAGGACGGTTTCTGTTCAGTTCCTCACTCTTTTGGAGGACTTGGGACGAGTTCGCGACTATGCTTGGGGTGTAGGAGGGTTGGGCCATTTGTACAGACAACTTGGACAAGTAAGCAGACGTAATTACAAGCAGCTGAGTGGCTACACGTTTTTGTTGGAG CGTTCGCCAGTTCTAACCACGAATAGCCTTGAAACTTTGCCAGCTTTacggccaggactg GTTGATGGAGTATGA
- the LOC131335269 gene encoding uncharacterized protein LOC131335269, translating into MLALENAIRRAASGLPLDLRYPASTPSSAAQRSQAQRQAAPKRKSARDPPQRMLAERAPSPPVTTRRQTRGPQPTAASEEAAREAVARAEEQYQIKMRQRPLQDKPVRKK; encoded by the exons atgcttgcactggagaatgCAATAAGAAGAGCAGCAAGTGGTTTGCcattggacttgcgctatccagcGTCAACTCCTTCATCGgcggctcagagatctcag GCACAAAGGCAGGCGGCTCCTAAGAGGAAGAGCGCTAGAGACCCTCCACAGAGGATGCTGGCAGAAAGGGCTCCTTCTCCTCCGGTCACTACTAGACGACAGACGAGAGGTCCACAGCCGACCGCCGCAAGTGAGGAGGCAGCCCGAGAGGctgtggcgcgcgcagaggagcagtaccaaatcaagatgcgccaaaggcccttgCAAGAcaagccggtccgcaagaaatGA